From Thiohalobacter sp., a single genomic window includes:
- a CDS encoding YchJ family protein, translating into MANSDKAPCACGSGRAYADCCGPVHAGIPADTAEALMRARYSAYARGDAAFLAASWHSRNRPPVLELAPPQPEWLGLVIRCRRAGGAGDAEGEVGFVARYRFQGETGEIAELSRFEREGGAWRYLDGAPLPARNAPCPCGSGRKFKRCCDAQ; encoded by the coding sequence ATGGCGAACAGCGACAAGGCACCCTGCGCCTGCGGCAGCGGACGGGCCTACGCGGACTGCTGCGGTCCGGTGCATGCAGGAATCCCGGCGGACACGGCCGAGGCCCTGATGCGGGCCCGCTACAGTGCCTACGCCCGCGGTGACGCGGCCTTCCTCGCAGCAAGCTGGCATTCGCGCAACCGGCCGCCCGTGCTGGAACTCGCGCCCCCACAGCCCGAGTGGCTGGGGCTGGTCATACGCTGTCGTCGCGCCGGTGGCGCGGGCGATGCCGAAGGCGAGGTCGGCTTCGTCGCCCGCTACCGCTTCCAGGGCGAGACGGGCGAGATCGCCGAGCTGAGCCGCTTCGAGCGCGAGGGCGGTGCCTGGCGTTATCTGGACGGGGCGCCGCTGCCCGCGCGCAATGCCCCCTGCCCCTGCGGCAGCGGCCGCAAGTTCAAGCGCTGCTGCGATGCTCAGTAG
- a CDS encoding pirin family protein: protein MDHELVQDAVETMEGAGVVVRRLFPVVHCRHHDPFVLWDHFAIEAGTGFPEHPHRGFEAITYLFDGGMEHADNLGNRSVVHAGGAQRFTAGRGIRHSEMPVGGARGIQLWINLPQRLKSLPPDYQQVDADALPDRALTDGRLRTIVGAGSPLRLHTPVEYLDLALDSGGHYRHSPPPGFRGLVYLVQGAAEVNGHPLAEAQALFLPKATPLDIEACHPSRLMLAFGRPHGEAIHQHGSYVD from the coding sequence ATGGACCACGAACTCGTGCAGGACGCCGTGGAGACGATGGAGGGCGCCGGGGTGGTGGTGCGGCGCCTGTTCCCGGTGGTGCACTGTCGCCACCACGACCCCTTCGTGCTCTGGGACCATTTCGCCATCGAGGCCGGCACCGGCTTCCCCGAGCACCCGCACCGCGGCTTCGAGGCCATCACCTACCTGTTCGACGGCGGCATGGAACACGCCGACAATCTCGGCAACCGCTCGGTGGTGCATGCCGGTGGCGCCCAGCGCTTCACCGCCGGCCGCGGCATCCGCCACTCGGAGATGCCGGTCGGCGGTGCCCGCGGCATCCAGCTCTGGATCAACCTGCCGCAACGGCTGAAGTCGCTGCCGCCCGACTACCAGCAGGTGGACGCCGACGCCCTGCCCGACCGCGCGCTGACAGATGGCCGGCTGCGCACCATCGTCGGCGCGGGGTCGCCACTGCGCCTGCACACCCCGGTCGAGTACCTGGACCTCGCGCTCGATTCCGGCGGGCATTACCGCCACTCACCACCGCCGGGTTTCCGCGGCCTGGTGTATCTGGTCCAGGGCGCGGCCGAGGTCAACGGTCATCCGCTCGCTGAAGCTCAAGCGCTGTTCCTGCCGAAGGCCACACCGCTCGATATCGAGGCCTGCCACCCCTCGCGCCTGATGCTGGCCTTCGGCCGGCCCCATGGCGAAGCCATCCATCAGCACGGGTCCTATGTGGATTGA
- a CDS encoding ABC transporter ATP-binding protein gives MIAALAIQDLHKTYANGHVALRGIDLEVAEGDFFALLGPNGAGKSTAIGIICSLVNKSRGRVQVFGHDIDTDLAAAKSCIGLVPQEFNFNVFEPVVEILVNQAGYYGIPRRLAFERAECYLRELGLWEKRHVMARNLSGGMKRRLMIARALVHQPRLLILDEPTAGVDIEIRRSMWAYLRRINAQGTTIILTTHYLEEAESLCRDIAIINEGRIIEHTSMKNLLAKLQTETFVLDLRDPIRQLPDIRDYRLRLIDKLTIEADISRDRSINHLFEELSAHGIEVLSMRNKTNRLEQLFMNLVEVDNDCCRTTA, from the coding sequence ATGATCGCCGCGCTTGCCATCCAGGACCTGCACAAGACCTATGCCAACGGGCATGTGGCGTTGCGCGGCATCGACCTGGAGGTCGCGGAAGGCGACTTCTTCGCCCTGCTTGGCCCCAATGGCGCCGGCAAGTCTACAGCCATCGGCATCATCTGTTCGCTGGTCAACAAGTCCCGCGGGCGGGTGCAGGTGTTCGGCCACGACATCGACACTGACCTTGCGGCGGCCAAGAGCTGCATCGGGCTGGTGCCGCAGGAGTTCAATTTCAACGTGTTCGAGCCGGTGGTGGAGATCCTGGTCAACCAGGCCGGCTATTACGGCATTCCGAGGCGGCTGGCATTCGAACGCGCGGAGTGCTATCTGCGTGAACTCGGACTGTGGGAGAAGCGCCACGTCATGGCCCGCAATCTCTCCGGCGGCATGAAGCGGCGGCTGATGATCGCGCGCGCCCTGGTGCACCAGCCTCGCCTGCTCATCCTCGATGAACCGACCGCCGGCGTGGACATCGAGATCCGGCGCTCCATGTGGGCCTACCTGCGCCGCATCAATGCCCAGGGCACGACCATCATCCTCACCACCCACTACCTTGAGGAAGCGGAAAGCCTGTGCCGTGACATCGCCATCATCAACGAGGGCCGGATCATCGAGCACACCAGCATGAAAAATCTGCTGGCCAAGCTGCAAACGGAAACCTTCGTGCTGGACCTGCGCGACCCGATCCGGCAACTGCCGGACATCCGCGACTACCGCCTGCGCCTGATCGACAAGCTGACCATCGAGGCCGACATATCGCGCGACCGCAGCATCAACCACCTGTTCGAGGAGCTGAGCGCGCACGGCATCGAGGTGCTGAGCATGCGCAACAAGACCAACCGCCTCGAACAGCTGTTCATGAACCTGGTTGAAGTCGACAACGACTGCTGCAGGACCACGGCATGA
- the rnd gene encoding ribonuclease D, with protein sequence MANDIVLIDQPDALAKACAQLQDAEWLALDTEFLRERTYYPRLCLVQIAVPGHIFCIDPLAVPDLGPLFELLFREDLLKVVHSGRQDFEIFHHLAGRVPAPVFDTQLAAPLLGYGDQIGYGNLVRERLGVQLGKAHTRTDWSQRPLSGDQIRYAADDVRYLAELFPAMRQALAERGRLDWLAEDFARLTHPETYANPPESAWRRIKAAQRMKGGSLAVLQALAAWRESEAQRSDRPRKWVLSDEVIETLARMKPHSRKELKRVRGLNDAQIERLGDTLLAIIGEARERAPEPLDRGERPRPLTTAEEALVDVLTGVVRLLAAQADLHPSVLTGRKGLEALVRGERAGPLFEGWRAQAVGRPLLDILEGRRSLQVGPEGLELG encoded by the coding sequence ATGGCGAACGATATTGTCCTTATAGACCAGCCCGACGCCCTTGCGAAGGCCTGCGCGCAGTTGCAGGATGCCGAGTGGCTGGCGCTGGACACCGAGTTCCTGCGCGAGCGCACCTACTACCCGCGCCTCTGCCTGGTGCAGATCGCGGTGCCCGGACACATCTTCTGCATCGATCCGCTCGCGGTTCCCGATCTCGGGCCGCTGTTCGAGCTGCTGTTCCGCGAGGACCTGCTGAAGGTGGTGCATTCCGGTCGCCAGGATTTCGAGATCTTCCATCACCTCGCCGGGCGGGTGCCGGCGCCGGTGTTCGATACCCAGCTCGCCGCGCCACTGCTCGGCTACGGCGATCAGATCGGTTACGGCAACCTGGTCCGCGAGCGGCTCGGCGTGCAGCTTGGCAAGGCGCATACCCGCACCGACTGGTCGCAGCGCCCGCTGTCCGGCGACCAGATCCGCTATGCCGCCGACGACGTCCGTTATCTGGCCGAGCTGTTTCCCGCCATGCGCCAGGCGCTGGCCGAGCGCGGTCGCCTGGACTGGCTGGCCGAAGACTTCGCGCGGCTGACCCACCCCGAGACCTACGCCAACCCGCCCGAATCGGCCTGGCGCCGCATCAAGGCCGCGCAGCGCATGAAGGGCGGCAGCCTCGCGGTGCTGCAGGCGCTGGCCGCCTGGCGCGAGAGCGAGGCGCAGCGCAGCGACCGTCCGCGCAAGTGGGTGCTAAGCGACGAGGTGATCGAGACCCTGGCGCGCATGAAGCCGCACAGCCGCAAGGAACTCAAGCGGGTGCGGGGACTCAACGACGCCCAGATCGAACGCCTTGGCGACACCCTGCTGGCCATCATCGGGGAAGCGCGCGAGCGTGCGCCCGAACCCCTGGACCGGGGCGAACGCCCGCGCCCGCTCACGACCGCCGAGGAGGCGCTGGTCGACGTGCTCACCGGCGTGGTGCGGCTGCTCGCGGCGCAGGCCGATCTGCACCCCTCGGTGCTGACCGGCCGCAAGGGCCTGGAGGCGCTGGTGCGCGGCGAGCGCGCGGGGCCGCTGTTCGAGGGCTGGCGCGCCCAGGCCGTGGGCAGGCCGTTGCTGGACATCCTGGAGGGACGACGCAGCCTTCAGGTCGGCCCGGAGGGGCTGGAACTGGGCTGA
- a CDS encoding ATP-binding cassette domain-containing protein yields MLRFDHLSLRRGDRLLIRDADLTLFPGQHAGLTGANGSGKSSLFSLILGELSADAGSIELPPDWVIAHVAQETPALDMPARDFVLEGDARFATLRRELDAAEVAGDGPALARLHDRMAGIGGYEAPARAGRLLHGLGFPPDTHERPVSSFSGGWRMRLNLARALMSPSDLLLLDEPTNHLDLDAVLWLEEWLRGYPGLLLLISHDRDFLDRVVDRILHIEQQGLRLYTGNYSGFERQRAAWLAGQAAARKRQQREIAHIENFVRRFRAKASKARQAQSRLKALERLEEIAPAHVDSPFRFSFPGPERLPNPLIRLDGAAAGYDGEPVLRGIDLDIGPEDRIGLLGRNGAGKSTLIRLLTGELAPLAGRRQPAADLRIGYFAQHQLEQLDGEASALAHLQRLDPRAPEQALRDFLGGFGFSGDRALDPVAPFSGGERARLALARVVWQRPNLLLLDEPSNHLDLDMRLALELALNDFGGALVLVSHDRHLLRTCTERLLLVEDGRVTRFDGDLDDYRQRLAQGRETAATHAPAAPHSAGNRRDRRRAEAEARQRLAPLRRRLAQAEAELERLENERDALERRLADPALYAEGAGAELTPLLRARGELERRLAEAEERCLALMEALEAARLAE; encoded by the coding sequence ATGCTTCGTTTCGACCATCTCAGCCTGCGACGCGGCGACCGGCTGCTGATCCGCGATGCCGATCTCACCCTGTTCCCGGGGCAGCACGCCGGCCTGACCGGCGCCAACGGCAGCGGCAAGTCCAGCCTGTTCTCGCTGATTCTTGGTGAACTCTCGGCCGATGCCGGCAGCATCGAGCTGCCGCCGGACTGGGTGATCGCCCATGTCGCCCAGGAAACGCCGGCGCTGGACATGCCGGCCCGCGACTTCGTGCTCGAGGGCGATGCACGCTTTGCCACGCTGCGGCGGGAACTGGATGCCGCCGAGGTCGCGGGCGACGGGCCGGCGCTGGCCCGGTTGCACGACCGCATGGCCGGGATCGGCGGCTACGAGGCGCCGGCGCGCGCAGGGCGGCTGTTGCATGGGCTCGGTTTTCCGCCCGACACCCATGAACGACCGGTGAGCAGCTTCTCCGGAGGCTGGCGCATGCGGCTCAATCTGGCGCGGGCACTGATGAGCCCCTCGGACCTGCTGTTGCTCGACGAGCCCACCAACCACCTGGACCTGGATGCCGTACTCTGGCTGGAGGAGTGGCTGCGCGGTTACCCCGGCCTGCTGCTGCTGATCTCCCACGACCGGGACTTCCTCGACCGGGTGGTGGACCGGATTCTGCACATCGAGCAGCAAGGCCTGCGCCTGTACACCGGCAACTATTCCGGGTTCGAGCGTCAGCGCGCGGCCTGGCTGGCCGGGCAGGCCGCGGCCCGCAAGCGCCAGCAGCGCGAGATCGCCCACATCGAGAACTTCGTGCGCCGCTTTCGCGCCAAGGCCAGCAAGGCCCGGCAGGCGCAGAGCCGGCTGAAGGCGCTGGAACGGCTGGAGGAGATTGCGCCGGCGCACGTGGATTCGCCGTTCCGGTTTTCCTTCCCCGGGCCCGAGCGGTTGCCCAACCCGTTGATCCGGCTCGACGGCGCGGCCGCCGGCTATGACGGGGAGCCGGTGCTGCGCGGCATCGATCTGGACATCGGCCCCGAGGACCGGATCGGCCTGCTCGGCCGCAACGGCGCCGGCAAGTCCACGCTGATCCGCCTGCTCACCGGGGAACTGGCGCCGCTGGCGGGCCGCCGGCAGCCGGCGGCCGACCTGCGCATCGGCTACTTCGCCCAGCACCAGCTCGAGCAGCTGGACGGCGAGGCCAGCGCGCTCGCTCATCTGCAGCGGCTGGATCCGCGCGCGCCGGAACAGGCGCTGCGCGACTTCCTTGGCGGCTTCGGTTTCTCCGGCGATCGCGCGCTGGACCCGGTGGCCCCCTTCTCCGGCGGCGAGCGTGCCCGGCTGGCTCTGGCGCGGGTGGTGTGGCAGCGCCCCAACCTGCTGCTGCTCGACGAGCCCAGCAATCACCTCGACCTGGACATGCGGCTGGCGCTGGAGCTCGCGCTGAACGACTTCGGCGGCGCGCTGGTGCTGGTCTCCCACGACCGCCATCTGCTGCGCACCTGTACCGAACGCCTCCTGCTGGTCGAGGATGGCCGCGTCACGCGCTTCGACGGCGATCTCGACGACTATCGCCAGCGACTGGCTCAGGGCAGGGAGACGGCGGCGACGCATGCGCCAGCGGCACCGCACTCGGCCGGCAACCGCCGGGACCGCCGCCGCGCCGAGGCCGAGGCCCGGCAGCGGCTGGCGCCGCTGCGCCGCCGACTGGCACAGGCCGAGGCCGAGCTGGAACGACTGGAAAACGAACGCGACGCGCTGGAACGCCGGCTGGCCGACCCGGCGCTCTATGCCGAGGGCGCGGGCGCCGAACTCACGCCACTGCTGCGGGCGCGCGGCGAGCTGGAACGCCGGCTGGCCGAGGCCGAGGAACGCTGCCTGGCACTGATGGAGGCGCTGGAGGCTGCCCGCCTCGCGGAATGA
- a CDS encoding DUF1289 domain-containing protein: MKTEPAPEPAPRSPCVRNCCLDRNDICLGCGRALEEIIEWGGADDVRRRVILAQAARRLRARERS; this comes from the coding sequence ATGAAGACAGAGCCCGCACCCGAACCCGCACCCCGTTCGCCCTGTGTCCGCAACTGCTGCCTGGACCGGAACGACATATGCCTGGGCTGTGGCCGCGCCCTCGAAGAGATCATCGAATGGGGCGGGGCCGATGACGTGCGTCGGCGGGTCATTCTGGCGCAGGCGGCCCGTCGCCTTCGGGCACGCGAACGATCCTGA
- a CDS encoding PepSY domain-containing protein — MPLLRLLPLLILLPALAGPAQARPDPERWHPRGPGHGLREAPPPPGRGLGGVVRDLEHRSGGRVLAAEPVETGDGLRYRVKLLTPDGRVRVIWVDGH; from the coding sequence ATGCCGCTGCTTCGACTGCTGCCACTGCTGATCCTGCTGCCTGCCCTCGCCGGGCCGGCCCAGGCGCGCCCGGACCCGGAGCGCTGGCACCCGCGTGGCCCGGGTCACGGCCTGCGCGAGGCGCCCCCGCCGCCCGGCCGCGGCCTCGGCGGCGTGGTCCGCGACCTGGAGCATCGCAGTGGCGGCCGGGTGCTGGCCGCCGAGCCGGTGGAGACGGGCGATGGCCTGCGCTACCGCGTCAAGCTGCTGACCCCGGATGGCCGGGTGCGGGTGATCTGGGTGGATGGCCACTGA
- a CDS encoding NADPH-dependent FMN reductase, which yields MKISIVSGSHRAPSQSMKVAHFIEATLKEKALADETWLLDLGNNPLPLWDSGVWEGEPRWKTLLDPIRAELAASDGLVVVSPEWHGQVPAGLKNLFLLLSRFEVGHKPALIVTVSSGDGGAYPVAELRMSSYKNNRLCYIPEHVIVRNVESVLNDDPADNNPDADTYFRNRIAWALGILREYALALRQVRASGVTEHEMFKNGM from the coding sequence ATGAAAATCAGCATCGTCAGCGGGAGCCACCGGGCGCCCTCGCAGAGCATGAAGGTGGCCCACTTCATCGAGGCGACACTCAAGGAAAAGGCGCTTGCCGATGAAACCTGGCTGCTCGACCTCGGCAACAACCCGCTGCCCCTGTGGGACAGCGGGGTCTGGGAAGGCGAGCCGCGCTGGAAGACCCTGCTCGACCCCATTCGGGCCGAGCTGGCGGCCAGCGACGGGCTGGTAGTGGTGTCCCCGGAGTGGCACGGCCAGGTGCCGGCCGGGCTGAAGAACCTGTTTCTGTTGCTCAGCCGCTTCGAGGTCGGGCACAAGCCGGCCCTGATCGTGACCGTATCCTCGGGCGACGGCGGCGCCTATCCGGTTGCCGAGCTGCGCATGAGCTCCTACAAGAACAACCGCCTGTGCTACATCCCCGAGCATGTGATCGTGCGCAACGTGGAGTCGGTGCTCAATGACGACCCGGCCGACAACAACCCCGACGCCGATACCTATTTCCGCAACCGCATCGCCTGGGCGCTGGGCATCCTGCGCGAGTATGCCCTGGCCCTGCGCCAGGTCCGCGCCTCGGGCGTGACCGAGCACGAGATGTTCAAGAACGGCATGTGA
- a CDS encoding SlyX family protein has protein sequence MTPEHTAERLEALEIRLMEQEAALDALTRGQLDLTRAVEALTDRLQRLERQVRELTPPDTGAAAAEPPPPHY, from the coding sequence ATGACCCCCGAGCACACTGCCGAAAGACTGGAGGCCCTGGAGATCCGGCTCATGGAACAGGAAGCGGCGCTGGATGCCCTGACCCGTGGCCAGCTCGACCTGACCCGTGCCGTCGAGGCCCTGACCGACCGCCTCCAACGGCTGGAGCGCCAGGTCCGCGAGCTCACACCCCCCGATACCGGCGCGGCGGCCGCCGAACCGCCCCCGCCGCACTACTGA
- a CDS encoding ABC transporter permease: MTFREKRIAFQTIVIREVLRFSRIWIQTILPPVVTTALYFIIFGNLIGSQIGDMAGYPYVDYIVPGLIMMSVITNAYANVVSSFYGAKFQHHIEEMLVSPIPNALILSGYVAGGVARGLTVGLAVTLTASVFADLRVHDLGIALAMVLLTAILFSIGGFINGIYARSFDDISLIPTFVLTPLTYLGGIFYSIDMLPEFWQKASLANPILYMINSFRYGMLGVSDIGLGVSFAITLAFIAVLFAFAVNLLNRGVGIRS; the protein is encoded by the coding sequence ATGACCTTCCGGGAAAAGCGCATCGCATTCCAGACCATTGTCATCCGCGAGGTGCTGCGATTCTCACGCATCTGGATACAGACCATCCTGCCGCCAGTGGTGACCACGGCACTCTACTTCATCATTTTCGGCAATCTTATCGGCTCGCAGATCGGCGACATGGCGGGCTATCCTTATGTGGACTACATCGTGCCGGGCCTCATCATGATGTCGGTGATCACCAACGCCTATGCCAACGTGGTGTCGTCCTTCTATGGCGCCAAGTTCCAGCACCACATCGAGGAAATGCTGGTCTCGCCCATACCCAACGCGCTCATTCTCAGCGGCTACGTGGCCGGCGGCGTGGCCCGCGGCCTGACCGTCGGCCTGGCCGTGACCCTCACTGCCTCGGTGTTCGCGGACCTGCGCGTGCACGACCTGGGCATCGCCCTGGCCATGGTGCTGCTTACCGCCATCCTGTTTTCCATCGGCGGTTTCATCAACGGCATCTATGCCCGCAGCTTCGACGACATCTCGCTGATCCCGACCTTCGTGCTGACCCCACTGACCTACCTCGGCGGTATCTTCTATTCCATCGACATGCTGCCGGAGTTCTGGCAGAAGGCCTCGCTGGCCAATCCCATCCTGTACATGATCAACAGCTTCCGCTACGGCATGCTGGGCGTCAGCGATATCGGCCTGGGCGTTTCCTTCGCCATCACCCTGGCCTTCATCGCGGTACTGTTCGCCTTTGCGGTGAATCTGCTCAATCGCGGCGTCGGCATTCGGAGCTGA
- a CDS encoding glycine zipper 2TM domain-containing protein has protein sequence MNRNSVRALTLAACLGALPGPAPADPGERAVFYDEARVVRVEPLVRVVRVAEPRETCREARVPVHEAGYRSATPMILGGILGGVIGNQMGKGHGKDVATVAGVILGGSIGRDIERDRRTDRVVGEEVVARCTTETAWREEERIEGYRVTYRYRGELFTTRMDHDPGSRLRMRVVAEPAAD, from the coding sequence ATGAATCGCAACAGCGTTCGAGCACTGACCCTGGCGGCCTGCCTGGGTGCGCTGCCCGGCCCGGCGCCGGCCGACCCCGGCGAGCGGGCGGTGTTCTATGACGAGGCGCGCGTGGTGCGGGTGGAGCCGCTGGTGCGCGTGGTCCGGGTGGCCGAACCGCGCGAGACCTGCCGGGAGGCGCGGGTGCCGGTGCACGAGGCCGGCTACCGCTCGGCTACCCCCATGATCCTGGGCGGTATCCTCGGCGGCGTGATCGGAAACCAGATGGGCAAGGGGCACGGCAAGGACGTGGCCACCGTTGCCGGCGTGATACTGGGCGGCTCCATCGGCCGGGATATCGAGCGTGATCGCCGCACCGACCGCGTGGTGGGCGAGGAGGTGGTGGCGCGCTGCACCACCGAAACCGCCTGGCGCGAAGAGGAGCGTATCGAGGGCTACCGGGTGACCTATCGCTATCGCGGCGAGCTGTTCACCACGCGCATGGATCATGATCCGGGTTCGCGCCTGCGCATGCGAGTGGTCGCCGAGCCGGCGGCGGACTGA
- a CDS encoding GlcG/HbpS family heme-binding protein yields MKPKNMQAGVRGTILGLSLALTVGGAAAEEEPGLVTFRTLSPELALELAQATLAACRERGFQVAVAVTDRSGLLQVLLRDRYAGPHTVEVATRKAWTAVSFRTDTLTMMEETQAGKPQSGVRFISQAMMVGGGRTVEVAGSMVGGIGVSGAPGGDQDDVCAEAGLAAIADRLAFL; encoded by the coding sequence ATGAAACCGAAGAACATGCAGGCAGGCGTGCGCGGCACCATTCTGGGACTGTCACTGGCACTGACGGTCGGCGGTGCAGCGGCCGAGGAAGAACCGGGGCTGGTTACTTTCCGTACCCTGTCCCCGGAACTGGCGCTGGAACTGGCGCAGGCCACCCTCGCGGCCTGCCGCGAAAGGGGCTTTCAGGTCGCGGTGGCGGTGACCGATCGCAGCGGCCTGTTGCAGGTGCTGCTGCGCGATCGCTACGCCGGGCCGCACACGGTTGAAGTGGCCACGCGCAAGGCCTGGACCGCTGTGAGCTTCCGCACCGATACCCTGACCATGATGGAAGAGACCCAGGCCGGCAAGCCCCAGTCGGGGGTGCGTTTCATCTCCCAGGCGATGATGGTCGGCGGGGGTCGCACTGTGGAGGTCGCCGGCTCCATGGTGGGCGGCATCGGAGTGTCCGGGGCGCCGGGCGGCGACCAGGACGATGTCTGTGCCGAGGCAGGGCTGGCGGCGATCGCCGACCGGCTGGCGTTTCTGTAG